The following is a genomic window from Flavobacterium crassostreae.
GTATGTGCCAATTGGTTTTTACCATCGGCATCTTTAAAGCGCAATTTTAATCTATTGGACTGAAAGGTTTCAAAATTAGATACCGATGAAATTTCTAACCAACGGTCTTGTGCTGTTGAAAACACTTCAAAATCATAGGTTAAGGAAGAAGTGAATCCCATGTCTCCTCCACAAAGGCGTAAGATTCTATAGGGCAATTTCAATTCGTTAAGAATGTCTTTTATGTGTTCTACCATTGCGTCTAAGGCTTTGTAAGAATTATCTGGATGCTCCACACGTACAATTTCTACTTTATCAAATTGGTGCAAACGATTTAATCCACGAACGTGTGCGCCATAAGAACCTGCCTCTCTACGAAAGCATGGGGTGTAGGCGGTAGTCAAAACTGGCAATTCGCTTTCGTTCAAGATCACGTCTCTAAACAAGTTGGTTACCGGAACCTCAGCCGTAGGGATTAAATACAGATCGTCTGTAGCATCGTGGTACATCTGCCCTTCTTTGTCTGGCAATTGTCCCGTTCCGTATGCGGATGCTTCGTTTACAAAATGTGGCACTTGTACTTCGAGGTAGCCAGCAGCGGTGTTTTTGTCTAAAAAATAATTGATCAATGCACGCTGCAACCGTGCTCCTTTACCTTTGTAGACCGGAAATCCTGCACCAGTAATTTTTACGCCTAATTCAAAATCAATGATGTCGTATTTTTTAACCAACTCCCAATGTGGCTGTGCTCCTTCGTGCAAAACCGGGATTTCGCCTGTTTCAAAAACAGTTAGATTCTCTTCGGGGGTTTTACCCTCAGGAACTATATCTGCCGGAAGATTGGGTAGGGTGTACAGTTTTTCGGTTAGTTCTTGGGCTAAACTCTCGGCAGTTTCTGCCAAGGTTTTGCTTTTTTCTTTTAAGGATACGGTTTTTTCTTTTAGGATGGCTGCTTTGGCTTTTTCGCCGGCCTTCATCAATGCTCCAATATCTTTGGATAATTTATTAGATTCTGACAAAACTCCGTCTAAGGCTACTTGGGCTGCACGGCGTTTTTCGTCTAGTTGGACCACTTCTTCCACTACGTTTTTGGCATCTATATTTCTTTTGGCCAACGCTTGGATTACTTTTTCTTGATTCTCTCTAATAAATGCGATTTGTAACATAGCTTGAGTTTTAGTACGCTTCTTTTTTTTATAATAATGGAAGCAAATTTAAGGAAATGTTTGGTATTAATAGAACAAAGTTTGGAGTAAAACGCAAAACACAACAGTAGTGAAGGACAAAGCAAGCAAAAAAATTGGCTTGGCGTTGGGGACTTGGCTTATGCTCTTTGGATCTGGTGCCCTAGAAATTCTTCAAGAGCTGCAAACATAGCCTCTACAGAAAGAATTTGGGTATCTGGATGGGATTGTAAAAATGCCGCATTTAGGGCCACCAAATTTTCTTCTATTTCAAAAAAGTGGTCGTGGTTCATTAGGTCTCTAATTGGGTTGACCCCTTCTAGTTTTCCTTTAAAAAATTTATCGCGTTTTACGGTGCTCATTAGTTGGACTTTTTTGCACTGTTGCTGGAATAGGGCCAAATGTTGTGGGGCGCCTACTAATTCTAGTGCTTCTGCAATTAATTCGTTCAGTTCTAGGTTCCAGGCTGAATTGTACACAAATTGCGCAAAGTTTCCTTGGGTATATTGGGAGGTATAATAATCTAAATAGTAACTCATCAAGGCGTCTGGATGAATGAAATCTTCTTCTATTTTTTCTTCGCGCATGAGGTTAACCACTGAAATATTAGAGTTCACGATATCTTGTGGGCTTGCACTAGCGGCGGCGGTTTCTGAAATAATGATTTTACCGAATTCCATTTGGATTTTTTTTAGGGTGTGGATGGCAAATTTCGGGTAAAATAGTGAGCTATGGAAATGTTTTTTGGAACCTGTTCCAGAACAGTCTCTTTGACTGGTTTATTTAGTTGGCATGGGATGGATTTGTATTCTTTTTCTGGTTTATTTGAGTAACTAAGGCTTTTAAACGTAGTGCTTTTTGTTTTTTATCTTCTTGTAGTTTGGTTTTTTTTCTGTTTAATAACTTGGTGTGGAGTGCTTTGTTTTTGGTGTTTTTTTCGGGTCCTTTTGGCATTTTTTGGTAAGGTTAGGCTGGTTCTATAAATGTAAAGAAAGGGGTTGGTTTTTTTGTTTAAAAAATCACGACAAAGGTCTGGTTTTTTTGTTTTCAAAAACTAAAAAAAGCATTCCTCCTATAAAATACAGCAGTACGTCTACCCAATCTGCGGTGTATCTTGGGTTTATTTGGGGCAAATAATATTCAAAATAAAAACTATAATAGGTGGCCAAAAGCAGTACAAATCCTGTTGGGAGTTGAAAGTAGGGGTCTTTTTTTAAATGTCTAATTATATAGGTTATGGCACCAAGCACTAACGGGATACATAGCAAATCATTCCAGTAATTAGCAATTAAACCAGGCAATGGAATGCCTAACTTCTGTAGGATATAAACTACGGAAGCCAGAAGAAACAGCAGGCAGTACAGGATTGGGTTAGACATATAGGATACTTTTGGAATGCCGAATTAAAACGGTTTTATGGCAAATTATGTTATCCGGCGGCGGCGGCAATGACCAAGGAAATGAGTCCTCCGATAAGTAGCGCAAAGAAAATCCAGATGTAGTACATGCCTTGAAAGAGGATTCGGAGTATTATATTGGGGTGTTGTGCGCCGTTTTTTAAAAACAATTCTATTTTTCCGGGTTTTTTGTCTGTTTTTTGTTTTTGTTTTATTTTTTGCTTGGTTTTGTGTTCTCTCTCTAGTTTGCGTTTTAAAACAACATCTAATATGGCGCCACAGGCACTACAGTTTTCTTGGTTTAAATTGACGGTACCGCACTCTAGACAGCGGATATAATTTTTATTCATGGGTGTGGATTTTGATTTTTGACCTTGCTTTGGGTATGGAAAAAACACTTTGTCCTGTTGGGTTTTGTTGGGTTTTTAAAGGATGGTTTATTTACTTTCAAAGTTAGTGAATTTTAATTCCTTTTGGGCAGGATTGGGTTAAATTGGTGGTGCTCTAGCCCCGATAGGAGTGAAAATCCTTTTGTTTTTTTCTTTAAAAAACAAAAGATTGTAACGTATAGCGGGAAATAGCTCCAAATAAAATTCTATTGCTTATTTTTGCAGCCAATAAAATTGAATCATGATACAAAATCCAAAAAGATATACCATTACAGCGGCTTTGCCGTATACCAACGGACCTATTCATATTGGGCATTTGGCGGGTGTTTATGTGCCTTCTGATATTTATTCGCGCTACTTGAGATTGCAGGGCAGAGATGTTTTGTTTGTTTGTGGGAGTGATGAGCATGGGGTGGCTATTTCGATGAAAGCCAAAAAAGAAGGCAGCACGCCGCAGCAGATAATTGACAAATATGATGGTATTATTCGTAAATCTTTTGTGGATTTTGGAATTTCGTTTGACAATTATTCTAGAACTTCGGCGCAAATACACCACGATACGGCTTCGGAATTCTTTAGAAAGCTTTATGAAAAAGGCGATTTTATTGAAGAAGTAACCGAGCAGTTGTATGATGCTAAAGCGGATCAGTTTTTGGCAGACCGTTTTGTAACCGGAACCTGCCCTAAGTGTGGCAATGAGGAGGCGTATGGGGACCAATGCGAAAAGTGTGGTTCGACACTAAACGCCACGGATTTAATACATCCAAAATCTACCATTACGGGCGAAACTCCGGTATTAAAGGCTACCAAACACTGGTTTTTGCCTTTGGATCGGTACGAAGATTTTTTGAAAGAATGGATTTTGACCGGGCAT
Proteins encoded in this region:
- the serS gene encoding serine--tRNA ligase is translated as MLQIAFIRENQEKVIQALAKRNIDAKNVVEEVVQLDEKRRAAQVALDGVLSESNKLSKDIGALMKAGEKAKAAILKEKTVSLKEKSKTLAETAESLAQELTEKLYTLPNLPADIVPEGKTPEENLTVFETGEIPVLHEGAQPHWELVKKYDIIDFELGVKITGAGFPVYKGKGARLQRALINYFLDKNTAAGYLEVQVPHFVNEASAYGTGQLPDKEGQMYHDATDDLYLIPTAEVPVTNLFRDVILNESELPVLTTAYTPCFRREAGSYGAHVRGLNRLHQFDKVEIVRVEHPDNSYKALDAMVEHIKDILNELKLPYRILRLCGGDMGFTSSLTYDFEVFSTAQDRWLEISSVSNFETFQSNRLKLRFKDADGKNQLAHTLNGSALALPRVLAGILENYQTPEGIVIPEVLRPYCGFDTID
- a CDS encoding DMP19 family protein; translation: MEFGKIIISETAAASASPQDIVNSNISVVNLMREEKIEEDFIHPDALMSYYLDYYTSQYTQGNFAQFVYNSAWNLELNELIAEALELVGAPQHLALFQQQCKKVQLMSTVKRDKFFKGKLEGVNPIRDLMNHDHFFEIEENLVALNAAFLQSHPDTQILSVEAMFAALEEFLGHQIQRA